Proteins from one Hirundo rustica isolate bHirRus1 chromosome 28, bHirRus1.pri.v3, whole genome shotgun sequence genomic window:
- the BOLA3 gene encoding bolA-like protein 3, with amino-acid sequence MAAAGLGRGPLLLRCRCWRSFTSQTDGESRLARVLREKFPRASDIKVVDISGGCGAMYEIHIESEEFREKRTVQQHQMVNQALSEEIKHMHGLRIFTSAPKP; translated from the exons atggcggcggcggggctgggccggggcccg CTCTTGCTGCGCTGCCGCTGCTGGCGCAGTTTCACCTCCCAGACGGACGGGGAGTCGCGCCTGGCGCGGGTGCTGCGGGAGAAGTTCCCGCGGGCATCGGACATCAAGGTCGTGGATATCTCAG GAGGCTGCGGCGCCATGTACGAAATCCACATCGAGTCAGAGGAGTTCCGGGAGAAGCGCACGGTGCAGCAGCACCAGATGGTCAACCAG GCCCTGAGCGAGGAGATCAAGCACATGCACGGCCTGCGCATCTTCACCTCGGCTCCCAAGCCCTGA